The sequence TTTGACGACGCGAGCGGCGACGATCTGCTGCAAAAACAATCCGCACGTGGCAGCCGACGTGGGGCGAAGAAGCGGACCGCCGGTGGTGACGGGCCATCGGACGATGACGTGTCTGCGGATTCGGACGACGATGGTGGCGCCGGGCATCTGTTCTAGGTTGCAGCTTTCAGCCCCCGTTTGTCTGGGTGTTCGTCTGCCTACAATGAACCGTTTAGATATGAATGCGGCAGCCTGAAAGGATCCGGCCCCTCGTGACATCACGATCGTCATCAGTCTCATCTCAGCAAGCTTCCGGCGGGGCATCCGGCGACGGCGCGGCCGGCGGTGATGCATCGACCGGTGACGCGACGGGCATGGCCGATTTGGCGGCGCCCATCGAAGCGATGTTGTTGCGTGCTTTGGAATCCGACGTCGTCACCGGTGATGGATGCCCCGCAATCTTGGCCGATGCGATGCGTTACGCATTGATGGCCCCGGGCAAGCGTTTGCGACCGGCCTTGGTGTTGATGGCCGGGCAGGTGTGTGGGATCGACCCGCACAGTGAAGCGGCTTGGCGGCTGGCGCCGGCGGTCGCCGCGGTGGAGATGATTCACGCGTATTCGCTGATCCATGACGATTTGCCCGCGATGGACGATGACGATTTGCGTCGCGGCCGTCCGACGGTGCATCTGCAGTTCGACGAAGCGACCGCAATCCTGGCCGGCGACGCGTTGCTGACCGCTGCCTTCGCGACTCTGGCCGACGGCGTCCAAGACCCGGCTTTGGTCGGTCCGGCGGTCCGGCATCTGGGGATTGCGGCGGGCGCGACGGCCCTGGTGGGCGGCCAGTCCGATGATTTGCAGGCCGAGCGGGATCAGGCCGGCCAGAGCGACAACGATTGGACGTCGGACGAATCCGGTCGCACAGCGGCACTGGCCCATCTGGAAGCGATCCACCGCCGAAAGACGGGGGCGTTGATCGACGCATCGCTGGCTTTAGGGGGGATTTTGGCCGGTGCGGATGCTTTGACGCGGAAAAACCTGTCCAACTACGCTGTAGACCTTGGGCTGGCGTTCCAAGTTGTGGACGATCTACTGGACACAACTTCGACCGCCGACGCGATGGGCAAACAAGTCGGCAAGGATGCGGCGCGAGGAAAGTTGACGTATCCGGGCCTGTTGGGTGTCGAAGCATCGCGTGAAAAAGCGGTGCAGTTGACCGAATCGGCGGTGTCGCATGCCCGGTTGCTGGGTGACGGCGCGTGGCGGTTGATTAAATTGGCGGGGTATGTACTGGAGCGAACGCATTGACGGACAATAGCGAACAACCAACCGGACAACCGGTGTCAGGACGATCGGGCGTGTCGAAGAATCAAACTGAAAACGAAGCAACCGACAGGCAAGCGCCGGTGACATCGGCCGCACGACACCCGTTGCTGGCGGCACTGGGCGATTCACGCCCGCTGCGAGATTACTCGCACGAGAAGTTGGACGAAGTCGCGGCAGAGATCCGAGACGTTTTGTGCAATCTTTTGGCGACGCGAACGGCTCACTTCGCGTCCAACCTGGGCGTGGTCGAACTGTGTTTGGCCCTGCACGCGGAATACGACTTTCCGCGCGATCGTTTGATCTGGGACACCGGGCACCAGATTTATCCGCACAAGCTGATCACCGGCCGCTATCACGATTTTGCGTCGATCCGCACCGCCGGCGGCTTGATGGGTTATCCAAACCCGGCCGAAAGCGATTACGACTTGTTTATGACCGGTCACGCCGGTTCCAGCGTCAGCACGGCGGTGGGTCTGCGTAGCGGCGACTATGTTCAAAACGAACGCGATCGCAAAACCGTGGCCGTCATCGGCGACGGTGCATTCCCCAGCGGGATTGTTTTCGAAGCGTTGAACAACGCCGGCGAACTGGGCGACGATCTGACGATCGTGTTGAACGACAACAAGATGTCGATTTGTCCTCGCACCGGCGCGATGGCGAAGTACTTGGATCGCTTGCGAGGCAATCCGTTTTACACGGGTTTGAAAAGCGAAGTCGTTCGCTTGCTGGACCACGTTCCCATGTTCGGTGATCCGGCCGAACGCTTGCTGGCACAAATGAAGGAAGGCGTCAAAGCCGGACTGCTTGGTGGGATGTTGTTCGAAGAATTGGACATCCGGTACATCGGCCCGATCGACGGTCATGATATCCAGTTGCTGCGCAAGTATTTGCAACTGGTCCGCAACATGTCGGGACCGGTCTTGTTGCACGTCGTGACGGAGAAAGGTCACGGTTACAAACCGGCGGCCGAAGACCCGGTGTTCTTTCACACACCACCGGCATTCAAAGACACCGACGAAGGCCCGGTCACGTTGCCCAGTTCGGGGCTTCCCCCGTACACCAACCACGCCCGCGACGCAATTCTGCGTGCAATGCAAAACGATCATCGCGTGACGGTGATCACAGCGGCAATGTGCCAAGGCAACAAACTGGAACCCGTTCGCGAACAAGTCCCCGATCGTTTCTTCGATGTCGGAATTTGCGAATCCCACGCGGTTGCATTTGCGGCGGGGCAGGCAAAAACAGGTCTGCGTCCGATCGTGGACATCTACAGCACGTTCCTGCAGCGCAGCTATGACCAAGTCTTCCAGGAAGTCGCCCTGCAAGACTTGCCCGTGATTTTCATGATGGACCGCGCCGGTTTAACCGGTCCGGATGGTCCGACGCACCACGGTGTTTACGACATCGGTTACATGCGTCTGTTCCCCAACATGGTGTTGATGGCGCCAGGCTACGCGGCCGAATTGGAACTGATGCTTCAAAAGGCGTTGGAAATCGATCATCCCTCGGGCATCCGTTATCCGAAAGCGTCGGCACCGCAACTGGATCGTATTCCGGACGAAATCGTCATCGGGAAAAGCGAAGTCCTTCGCGATGGCGCCGATGGCACAATCGTGGCGTACGGTGCGATGTTGGAACACGCCTTGGCCGCCGCAGATCTGTTAAGCGGCGAATTGAACGTACGTGTCATCAACGCTCGTTTTGTCAAACCGATCGACGAAGCGATGATTGCGGATGTTGTGGGCGGCGACGGATTTGTCATCACGTTGGAGGAAGGCACGACGGTCGGCGGTTTCGGATCCGCGTTCTTGGAATCGGCCGCTCGCCAGCGTCTGGATACTCGTCGGGTCCGCACGCTTGCGCTACCCGATCAATTCGTCGGACACGGTGATCGTTCCCAATTGCTGGACGAAAGCCAATTGTCACCGCGAGGCATCGCCGACGTTTGCCGTGAAGAGGCGGGCATCTCCAACTCGGTTTCGACGTGAGCGCGGCGATGTCCACCGACGCTTGGCTGGACCGAATGCGAAGCCGTCCGGAAGTTGCCATTCTTGGCGCGCCGGATCGGGATTTGGTTCGCAAGGAATTGGAACGGATTCGGCCGGCGATCGCCGAACGTGCCGACATCGTGGTGGAGGACCTGGAGTTCGCGTATGACTTCGCGGACAAAGACCACGATTTGGTGATCGTTCTGGGCGGCGATGGTTCGATTTTGCAGTCCGCGCGTCAGATGGGCACCAATCAAATTCCCGTGCTGGGCATCAACTGTGGTCGCTTGGGTTTTCTGGCCGCGTTGTCGCCCGATGACTTCCTGGATACCTGGCCGCAGGTTTGTTGCGGCGGGTTCGAAGTCGTCGAACACTTGATGCTACAGATCACGCTGTTTCGTGGCGGCCAAGTCGCGGCGCAGCAACTGGCGTTGAACGAAGGAGCGATCTTGGGCGGCCCGCCCTATCGAATTTTGGATATCGATTTTTGGGCCGACGGTCATTTGGCAACGCGTTACCGCTGTGATGGATTGATCGTGGCGACACCAGTCGGATCGACGGCCCACAATCTGTCCGCCGGCGGTCCGATTCTGCGCCGCCACTTGCAGGCGATGGTGGTCAGCCCGATCAGCCCACATACATTGACGTACCGTCCGTTGGTGGAAACCGCCGATACGGTGATGGAATTTTCCGTCACCGACCCGACCGAATCCACCTCCATCGTCGTGGACGGTCGGCCGATGGACCGGCTGTATCCCGGCGACCGTGTCCGGATCTGTCGCGCGGATGTCAGTTTCCGCATGCTGTCGGTCCCCGGTCAAAACGACCATCGCACGCTGCGCGACAAACTGGGGTGGGGCGGCAGCGTGAATCCGGATCGTTAGCCATTGGCACCAGGACGAAGCACGGTGACATGTGTGAAAACCAGTCACCAGGTGCGTTTACACCTACTTCGTTTTCGGTGCCCACCACTGGTCCATCGATTTGCTGAGACTTTCGACCACATCCGGGCGCTCTGCAGCCAAGTCGTGGTTTTCATGCGGGTCGTCGGCCAAGTCATACAACTGCAGTGATTGGTCGTCCATCGATTCCGACGGATCGATCAGCTTCATCGAATCGCGGATGGTCCAGCGGTACTGCAGACTGGCTGCCGGGTCGGTTTGCGATCGAATGTCGTGGTCAAAGATTTCGCCGAACAATTGGTTTCTTCCGCTGATCGCCGCGGCATCCAAAAGGTTGATACCGGGCAGTTCAGCAGGGATGTCTTGTCCGGCCGCCGCCAACACGGTCGGGACCAAATCGATGGAACTGGCCATCCGGTCGCTTTCCATTTTGGGTTCGACGTGTCCCGGCCAACGGACCATGATCGGTGTGCGAATGCCGCCTTCGTTAGGGCTGCGTTTGCTGCGTGGCGCGTACCGGCTGGCGTCGCTTCGATTGATCCAACCGTTGTCACAGACATACAGAACAATCGTGTCATCGCTCAGCCCGCGTTGTTGAAGACTGTCCAGCACCGCACCACAGCTTTCGTCAAACCATTCGCACATCGCCCAATACTTGGCGATCGGCAATGACGGCGCGACGGGTTCGTACTTGTCCAACAGACGCTGGGGCGGCGTGTGGGGTGTGTGCGGCAAAAACGGCGCGTACCAGACGAAGAACGGTGCCTGATCATTGACACACTGGTCTAGGAATTCATCGATTTCCGCGATGCCTTGGCGGCCGATCTTCAAGCCCTTGTCGCCATGGCGTCCGTCGCGTGACATGTCACCGATCGTCATGCCGGCGTCAAATCCGCCTCGGCGAAAGTTACCTTCCCACCACTTTCCCGTTTGCAACGACCGATATCCCAGCGGTGCCAAGCGATCGGGCAGGGTGGTCATCGCATCGATGTGCCGCAAGTAATCGATCCGCGATTGCAAATAAGGTTGGGCCGTGTGGGGCGGACGGCGTTGCCCCTGGTCCATGCCCGCCCAAGGCGGATCGTTGCCGACGATGCCGTGTTGGTGGGGGTACAGCCCGCTGATCATCGTCGCCAGGGACGGGCGACACAGACTGGTGGGGACATATCCGCGTGTGAACGTCAACGACTGGGCAGCTAGTTCGTCCAACCGCGGCGTTTGGATGTGCTCATGCCCCATGAATCCGTAATCGGTCCAGGCCTGGTCGTCGCTGATGATCATCACCACGTTGGGACGGTCCGATCCGCCAGATGCCCCCGATCCAGATCCCGCAGAATCCTCAGCCTCCGCACGACCGGCCCAGCCATCGCTCAGGACGAACATTGCGATCAGAACAAACAAGATGCGAAAATGACGGAGATGCATGCTTTTCATGTCAGAGCGAACCGTTTGGCAGTTTTTTCAGTGGGCTGGACAAACCAATCCTGCTGGTTTGCGATAGTGTGGAAGGCGATCCGATCATCGGTCGCGGTTTTGGGCCGCGAACGTCGAAGTCGTGTGACAACACGCCGGCAGGCTTCGTTTTGATCACCACCGCCCGAGTCACCCGACCAGCTTAACCGTTTCGAATCCACCACGTATCGTCGATGGCACTGATTGTACTTCGCTGTCTGTTCATCGCTTGTGCCGGCGGCGTGTCCGCAGCGGTCATCGATGCGACAGTGCCGACCGGGGCGCCATCGTGGGTTCCCTACGCTTTGTTCACCACGGTCATGGCGGGGGCGTCGGCCGTCGTTTTGGGCGACATCTATATCCCTAAAAAGCGCATCGACACGATCACGGCGATCTATTTCGGCGTGTTGGTCGGCGTCTTGTTGACGTTCATCCTGTGGATCGCCATGGCGCCCATGCTGGAACAGATGGTCAACGGCCGCGCGTTCCAGCTGGTCGTTGGCTTGGTCCTGGTCTATGTGTGTACCAGTCTGTTGTTGCAGACCAAGGACGACTTTCGCTTTCTGATCCCGTATGTCGAATTTGTGCGCGAAGTCAAAGGCTTCAAGCCGCTGATCTTGGACACCAGCGTGGTCATTGACGGGCGGATCGCCGACTTGGTGGCCACCGGGATCTTTGACAACCAGTTGATCATGCCTCGATTCGCGTTGACCGAATTGCAGGCGATCGCCGACAGCAGTGACAAGCTTCGTCGCACCCGCGGCCGGCGCGGTCTGGATGTGCTGAATCGTTTGCGGGCCGATGAAACGGTCGATCTACAAATCTTTGATCGCGAACTGCCCGAGTTTGCCGGCCAGTCGGTGGACTTGAAACTGGTGCTGTTGGCCAAACACTTGGAAGGCAAAGTTGTCACGGGCGATTTCAACCTGAACAAGGTCGCCAAGCTGCAAGGCGTTCCGGTGATCAACCTGAACGAAATCAGCAATTCACTACGCCCGGTTTATCTTCCCGACGAAGTGTTTCGGATCCGCGTCATCAAGCCCGGCGAGGGCCCCGAACAGGGGATCGGTTACCTGGACGATGGCACCATGGTCGTCATCGAGGGTGGACGCAAACGGATCGGCCAAGAATTGCAGGTTCGTGTGACCAGCACCCTGCAAACCAACGCCGGAAAGATGATCTTCACCCGCTATGACGGCGACGCCAACCGCGGCTGATCATCCGCCACCGATGGCTGGCGCGATCGGAGACCGGCCGAATGTGAAGATTCATCGCTCGCCGGGCCCCGGTCCATCGACCAAACCTCACCCGCCGACGCCACCGCACGCTACGACGCACCACAGAATGCTACAATGCAGTTGCGTCATGATTCGAATCGTTTCAGGGAAGCCGAACGCCTATGCCCGTCGAAATGCAGCTCGCTCGGATCATCATTTCCGAGCTGACCGACAACCAAGTCATCTATCTGAAGGAAGTCAACGGCGAACGTGAGTTCCCGATTCTGATCGGTATCTTCGAAGCCACCAATATCGATCGCCGCGTTAAAGAAGACTATCAACCGCCGCGTCCGTTGACACACGATCTGATCGTCCGCATCGCCGAAGCGTTGGATGCAACGGTCGAAAGCGTGATCATCAGCGACCTGAACGATCACACCTATTTTGCCCAATTGCGATTGATCCGCAGCGACGGCGAAACCATCGATATTGATTCTCGCCCCAGCGACGCGATTGCGGTGGCCGTGACGTTCGACCCGCCGCTGCCCATTTATGTCAGCGAAACGGTTTTGGAAGAAGCCACATCAACGACCTCGTGAACTGCGTCGCCATGACACGTTTGCCGTCACGCCAGATCCGTCGCTCCGTTTGGATCACCCCTGCGATCGCCGGATGGTTGATCGCTTTGGCAACGGCGGTTTCGCCGTGCTTGGCACAAACGTCGACGGTCACAAAGGATGACCAGCCCACCACATCGATGTGGCAGATGGTGCGTGACGCTGACCGAATCGTCTTCCTCGGTGACAGCATCACCTTTGACGGTCGCTATGTGGCGGCCATCCAGCAATGGCTGCGCAACCAGCGCCCCGATGCGCCGCCAGTCGTGATCAACATGGGTTTGCCCAGTGAAACCGTTTCCGGCTTAAGCGAAGATGGTCACGCCGGCGGTCGATTCCCAAGACCGGATCTGCATTCACGATTGGATGACGTGCTGCGGGTCAGCCGTCCTGATTTGATCATTGCCTGCTACGGCATCAACTGTGGGATTTACCAACCGCTCAGCGACGAACGTTTTGCCGCGTTCCGCAGCGGCATTCAGCGTTTGCATGATGCTGCGGTCCAGCGTGACATTGCCATCATCCACGTGACACCGCCGTCGTTTGACGCCACACGGTTTCGACAACAAATCGACGGGGATTACCCGGCGGTGATGCGTGCCTATGCGGACTGGTTACTGTCGATGCGTTCCAGCGGATACGCCGTGATCGACTTGCACGGCCCAATGACCGATGCGTTACACAATCAAACGTCGGCTGCCTTGTCGGCGGAGCCTTTGCAACCCGACGGAGTGCATCCCAGTGATCGCGGTCACGCGGTGATGGCAACGATCATCATCAACGAGCTAGGGCAATCTCGGTCGTCCAAAGATGCCGCGAATGCTTCTGAGTTTGAACCGGTGGCGGCGCCCGAATACGTCAAAGCGATGCGCATATTACGTGACGCTTTCGTAACGGCCGCGGGCCATCAACGTCCCGGAATACCGCAAGGCTTGCCGATCGACGAAGCGGTCCGAGCAGCCGACCGAATCTTTGACCAGATCGAATCGAAACAACAGCCGACTCGACCCTAAGCCGGACCAAACGCAGCCACGTTCCGGCATCCACTTGCTAGATTTCTTCGTCCACAAAAATGATGTGGCGGAAATAGTGTTGCGATTCAAAACTGGCCCCCAAAGCACCGATCAACAAAGCCAGCGAAGCGCTGAACGCCGCCATCTGAGGTCGATGGATCCACGAAAGATCTTTGGTCGTTTCGATCGTTGAAGATGCCCAAGAGGCAATCAGGCCCGAGGGGAAAAGCAGTTGTGACAACACGGCACCGACCAAAAACAGCGTCAGCCAAGTCACCGTCATTCCCAACAAGACGATGGCGATCGCCAGCACGCTGGTGACCACCGTCTGCTCGCTTCGTCGTTTGCGTCGGCGAACCAACAATTGCTGTCGCGTCACCACAAAGATCGTGGTGGTCAAAACGGTCAACGCGACCAAACCCAAGATTCGCGGTGCACCTTGGGCCAATGCCAAGTCCCAGGATTCCGCGGTCATGAACAAAATCGCCAGCGCCGAAAACGAGGCGATCGTCAGCCGGCTTAAACGTTTGGGAAACTCCCACGGGCGAGCCGCCCAGATCGATCGATAAATCTGGGCGCGGTTGATCCATGCGGCACGAATGGCAAACGCCGGTGAACTCAATTGTTTACCGGCCCCTTCTTCCAAACGCTGGTCGGCGATCGATTCCAAGACTTCCCGCTGTCGCTCCACATCCTCCGGTTGCAACGCCGCCATCAAATCCAACGCCTGTGCATCGGGCGGGTGATACAGCAAATCGTTTGGGTGATCGCTTTTGGGCAATCCGGTCAAGTGCCCGATCGCGTGCAGCATCAAACGACTCAGGCGTCTGGCGATTCGCTCGATCCGTTCGACGTGATCAACATCAACGCCCAAGGCTTGCGGATCGATCAGTGACAACGAAATCACCGCAGCGTCCATGGATCGACTCAATGCCGCAAAGCAATACGGCGAATAGATCCCTTCCAATTCCGCAGAAGTCAGCACAAACGCGAAGTCCCAGTGCCGCGCGTCGCGTTCTTCCAGCGCCCGCTGCAACAACAAGGCCGGCTCAATCGATGTCGAATCACTCGTCGCACCGGCCGAAAGCTCCGGGCGTCGTATTTCGAAAAAATTGAATTCAAAACCGGGGAACATCTCCGTCAAACGAGCGTCCGCCTGTTCGACCGCCAGCTTGGCCGCGCGCGAATCGACAAAATCCAACGGGCCGGCAACGATCACACCGATCTCGATCAAATCCATCGACGCCTCCGACTCCACGGGCGTCTCCGGCGGGTCTGACAGGATCTCGGTGGAACTCAAAACGGCAAACTCCGTTCGGATGAATCGCGGCGCATCAATTGCCCGGCGTGTATGACGTCAACGTAAACTGGCTGCAGTGCACCTAGGATGCCAGAATCTGATTTTTCAGTGAAGACGACTGTTCAACGACGGGCGATCGCCGAAGCGGCTCAGGATCCTGGCCGCTGGTCCTGCAGCCAACGCCGCATGTCCTCATGAATCTGCGACGGCGAACGATCGTCGGACAACGGCGGCGAAGAGGCAATCGACAATTCCTTGGCGAGCATGCGTAATGCCATCGCATGCAGTTGCTT comes from Crateriforma spongiae and encodes:
- a CDS encoding polyprenyl synthetase family protein, translating into MTSRSSSVSSQQASGGASGDGAAGGDASTGDATGMADLAAPIEAMLLRALESDVVTGDGCPAILADAMRYALMAPGKRLRPALVLMAGQVCGIDPHSEAAWRLAPAVAAVEMIHAYSLIHDDLPAMDDDDLRRGRPTVHLQFDEATAILAGDALLTAAFATLADGVQDPALVGPAVRHLGIAAGATALVGGQSDDLQAERDQAGQSDNDWTSDESGRTAALAHLEAIHRRKTGALIDASLALGGILAGADALTRKNLSNYAVDLGLAFQVVDDLLDTTSTADAMGKQVGKDAARGKLTYPGLLGVEASREKAVQLTESAVSHARLLGDGAWRLIKLAGYVLERTH
- the dxs gene encoding 1-deoxy-D-xylulose-5-phosphate synthase, with protein sequence MTSAARHPLLAALGDSRPLRDYSHEKLDEVAAEIRDVLCNLLATRTAHFASNLGVVELCLALHAEYDFPRDRLIWDTGHQIYPHKLITGRYHDFASIRTAGGLMGYPNPAESDYDLFMTGHAGSSVSTAVGLRSGDYVQNERDRKTVAVIGDGAFPSGIVFEALNNAGELGDDLTIVLNDNKMSICPRTGAMAKYLDRLRGNPFYTGLKSEVVRLLDHVPMFGDPAERLLAQMKEGVKAGLLGGMLFEELDIRYIGPIDGHDIQLLRKYLQLVRNMSGPVLLHVVTEKGHGYKPAAEDPVFFHTPPAFKDTDEGPVTLPSSGLPPYTNHARDAILRAMQNDHRVTVITAAMCQGNKLEPVREQVPDRFFDVGICESHAVAFAAGQAKTGLRPIVDIYSTFLQRSYDQVFQEVALQDLPVIFMMDRAGLTGPDGPTHHGVYDIGYMRLFPNMVLMAPGYAAELELMLQKALEIDHPSGIRYPKASAPQLDRIPDEIVIGKSEVLRDGADGTIVAYGAMLEHALAAADLLSGELNVRVINARFVKPIDEAMIADVVGGDGFVITLEEGTTVGGFGSAFLESAARQRLDTRRVRTLALPDQFVGHGDRSQLLDESQLSPRGIADVCREEAGISNSVST
- a CDS encoding NAD(+)/NADH kinase, whose translation is MSTDAWLDRMRSRPEVAILGAPDRDLVRKELERIRPAIAERADIVVEDLEFAYDFADKDHDLVIVLGGDGSILQSARQMGTNQIPVLGINCGRLGFLAALSPDDFLDTWPQVCCGGFEVVEHLMLQITLFRGGQVAAQQLALNEGAILGGPPYRILDIDFWADGHLATRYRCDGLIVATPVGSTAHNLSAGGPILRRHLQAMVVSPISPHTLTYRPLVETADTVMEFSVTDPTESTSIVVDGRPMDRLYPGDRVRICRADVSFRMLSVPGQNDHRTLRDKLGWGGSVNPDR
- a CDS encoding sulfatase family protein produces the protein MKSMHLRHFRILFVLIAMFVLSDGWAGRAEAEDSAGSGSGASGGSDRPNVVMIISDDQAWTDYGFMGHEHIQTPRLDELAAQSLTFTRGYVPTSLCRPSLATMISGLYPHQHGIVGNDPPWAGMDQGQRRPPHTAQPYLQSRIDYLRHIDAMTTLPDRLAPLGYRSLQTGKWWEGNFRRGGFDAGMTIGDMSRDGRHGDKGLKIGRQGIAEIDEFLDQCVNDQAPFFVWYAPFLPHTPHTPPQRLLDKYEPVAPSLPIAKYWAMCEWFDESCGAVLDSLQQRGLSDDTIVLYVCDNGWINRSDASRYAPRSKRSPNEGGIRTPIMVRWPGHVEPKMESDRMASSIDLVPTVLAAAGQDIPAELPGINLLDAAAISGRNQLFGEIFDHDIRSQTDPAASLQYRWTIRDSMKLIDPSESMDDQSLQLYDLADDPHENHDLAAERPDVVESLSKSMDQWWAPKTK
- a CDS encoding PIN/TRAM domain-containing protein; protein product: MAGASAVVLGDIYIPKKRIDTITAIYFGVLVGVLLTFILWIAMAPMLEQMVNGRAFQLVVGLVLVYVCTSLLLQTKDDFRFLIPYVEFVREVKGFKPLILDTSVVIDGRIADLVATGIFDNQLIMPRFALTELQAIADSSDKLRRTRGRRGLDVLNRLRADETVDLQIFDRELPEFAGQSVDLKLVLLAKHLEGKVVTGDFNLNKVAKLQGVPVINLNEISNSLRPVYLPDEVFRIRVIKPGEGPEQGIGYLDDGTMVVIEGGRKRIGQELQVRVTSTLQTNAGKMIFTRYDGDANRG
- a CDS encoding bifunctional nuclease family protein, with amino-acid sequence MPVEMQLARIIISELTDNQVIYLKEVNGEREFPILIGIFEATNIDRRVKEDYQPPRPLTHDLIVRIAEALDATVESVIISDLNDHTYFAQLRLIRSDGETIDIDSRPSDAIAVAVTFDPPLPIYVSETVLEEATSTTS
- a CDS encoding SGNH/GDSL hydrolase family protein, which codes for MTRLPSRQIRRSVWITPAIAGWLIALATAVSPCLAQTSTVTKDDQPTTSMWQMVRDADRIVFLGDSITFDGRYVAAIQQWLRNQRPDAPPVVINMGLPSETVSGLSEDGHAGGRFPRPDLHSRLDDVLRVSRPDLIIACYGINCGIYQPLSDERFAAFRSGIQRLHDAAVQRDIAIIHVTPPSFDATRFRQQIDGDYPAVMRAYADWLLSMRSSGYAVIDLHGPMTDALHNQTSAALSAEPLQPDGVHPSDRGHAVMATIIINELGQSRSSKDAANASEFEPVAAPEYVKAMRILRDAFVTAAGHQRPGIPQGLPIDEAVRAADRIFDQIESKQQPTRP